In Musa acuminata AAA Group cultivar baxijiao chromosome BXJ2-8, Cavendish_Baxijiao_AAA, whole genome shotgun sequence, one genomic interval encodes:
- the LOC103973460 gene encoding probable histidine kinase 3, whose protein sequence is MVCWWAISDIPMNWFIDAQIMEQRTGYLSDKSSLWLELSKKLSVRDWRNHLCNHYFGSKVRGTWWRKILFLWVAGWLLGSLWIFWFMNSQAVEKRRETLASMCDERARMLQDQFNVSMNHLQALAILISTFHHSKEPSAIDQITFSRYAERTAFERPLTSGVAYAVKVLHSEREQFEKQQGWRIKRMDSTEQSPAWEEDADLVNEETSRVQGEYAPVIFAQDTYKHVISFDMLTGKEDCENILRARESGKGVLTAPFRLLKSKRLGVILTYAVYKSELTSNATPAERIQAAIGYLGGIFDVEALVDKLLHQLSSKHSIIVNVYDTTNPDEPISMYGSNMTGTGICHISTLNFGDPVRKHEMHCRFKQKPPLPWLAITTSIGTLVIALLVGYIFHATVSRIAKVEDDYRQMMELKKRAEAADVAKSQFLATVSHEIRTPMNGVLGMLQMLMDTDLDITQEDYVRTAQASGKALVSLINEVLDQAKIESGKLELEAVPFDLRAVLDDILSLFYGKAQEKGLELAVYVSDQVPEILVGDHGRIRQIITNLIGNSIKFTERGHIYLTVHLIKEVMTSLDMETEAHSTNTLSGFLVADRRRSWERFEICKLEFPGSDPYLSSTTSDLINLIISVEDTGVGIPLEAQSRVFTPFMQVGPSISRIHGGTGIGLSISKCLVSLMKGEIGFVSEPQIGSTFTFTVVLSRACTTSNEYKSSEFYGMNALVVDHRPARAKITKYHLQRLGINAILEIDPNQVLARLTSGGLTTNMVLIEKETWSKGNSIWPSIIRRLKDDQLDIPKVLLLANPSSSVKNNSTNSMEYISTIITKPLRASMLQVSLRRAMGCGDGEPSRNGRPPQLSLHSLLHEKQILVVDDNIVNLRVAAGALKKYGAEVTCADSGKKAISMLKPPHKFDACFMDIQMPEIDGFEATRRIRKMEADTNNLIKHGEVSVETFGNVLHWHVPILAMTADVIQATHEQCLRCGMDGYVSKPFEGEQLYREVTRFFKTVTKKNQ, encoded by the exons ATGGTATGTTGGTGGGCTATTTCTGATATACCCATGAATTGGTTTATTGATGCTCAAATAATGGAGCAGAGGACTGGTTATCTTAGTGACAAGAGTAGTCTATGGTTGGAATTGTCAAAGAAGCTCTCAGTAAGGGATTGGAGGAATCACCTCTGCAATCACTACTTTGGATCAAAGGTCAGAGGGACATGGTGGAGGAAGATTCTGTTCTTGTGGGTAGCTGGATGGTTACTTGGTTCTCTATGGATCTTCTGGTTTATGAACTCCCAAGCAGTGGAGAAGAGGCGAGAGACACTTGCAAGCATGTGTGATGAACGTGCTAGGATGCTTCAGGACCAGTTTAATGTCAGCATGAACCATCTTCAGGCCCTAGCAATTCTGATCTCAACATTTCACCACTCTAAGGAGCCATCTGCCATTGATCAG ATAACCTTTTCTAGGTATGCTGAAAGGACTGCTTTTGAGAGACCGTTGACCAGTGGTGTAGCATATGCTGTGAAGGTGCTGCATTCAGAAAGAGAACAGTTTGAGAAGCAACAAGGTTGGAGAATTAAGAGAATGGATTCGACAGAGCAGTCCCCAGCTTGGGAGGAAGATGCAGATCTTGTGAATGAAGAGACATCCCGTGTGCAAGGAGAATATGCTCCTGTTATCTTTGCCCAAGACACTTATAAACATGTAATTTCATTTGATATGTTAACCGGAAAG GAGGATTGTGAAAACATCCTACGAGCTCGGGAATCCGGGAAGGGTGTTTTAACTGCTCCTTTTCGGCTTTTAAAATCAAAAAGACTGGGGGTTATTCTGACATATGCAGTTTACAAGTCAGAACTTACTTCAAATGCGACACCAGCTGAACGCATCCAAGCAGCCATAGG GTACTTAGGTGGAATATTTGATGTAGAGGCTCTAGTGGATAAGTTACTTCACCAACTTTCAAGCAAGCATTCCATCATTGTCAATGTTTATGATACAACTAATCCTGATGAACCAATCAGCATGTATGGTTCAAACATGACAGGTACTGGCATATGCCATATTAGTACCCTTAATTTTGGCGATCCAGTAAGAAAGCATGAGATGCATTGCAG GTTCAAACAAAAACCTCCATTGCCTTGGCTTGCAATAACAACATCAATTGGAACTCTTGTGATTGCTTTACTAGTTGGATACATATTCCATGCTACTGTAAGCCGCATTGCAAAAGTGGAAGATGATTATCGACAAATGATGGAACTTAAAAAGCGAGCTGAAGCAGCGGATGTTGCAAAATCTCAG TTCTTGGCGACTGTGTCTCATGAAATCAGAACTCCAATGAATGGTGTATTAG GGATGCTTCAAATGCTTATGGATACTGATCTGGACATAACTCAAGAAGACTATGTTAGAACTGCTCAAGCCAGTGGAAAAGCTCTGGTGTCACTTATAAATGAGGTTCTGGATCAAGCAAAGATTGAGTCGGGTAAGCTTGAACTTGAAGCTGTCCCATTTGACTTGCGGGCAGTATTGGATGATATCTTGTCACTTTTCTATGGAAAGGCTCAGGAAAAAGGACTAGAG TTGGCAGTATATGTCTCTGATCAAGTTCCTGAAATCCTTGTTGGTGACCATGGAAGAATACGACAAATCATCACAAATCTGATAGGAAATTCAATAAAA TTCACAGAGAGAGGACATATATACCTGACTGTTcatcttattaaagaggtgatgaCTTCATTGGATATGGAAACAGAAGCTCATTCCACAAATACCTTGAGTGGCTTTCTGGTGGCAGATAGAAGGCGTAGCTGGGAAAGATTTGAGATCTGCAAGCTAGAATTTCCTGGATCTGATCCATATCTTTCGTCAACCACTTCTGATCTTATAAATCTGATCATATCTGTTGAAGATACAGGGGTGGGCATTCCTCTAGAAGCCCAATCCCGTGTGTTCACTCCTTTCATGCAGGTGGGACCTTCAATTTCTCGCATTCATGGGGGAACTGGTATTGGACTGAGCATTAGTAAGTGTTTAGTTAGTCTCATGAAGGGagagattggatttgtgagtgaaCCACAGATTGGTTCCACTTTTACCTTCACAGTGGTCCTCTCAAGAGCATGTACTACCTCAAATGAGTATAAATCATCAGAATTTTATGGGATGAATGCATTGGTAGTTGACCATAGACCGGCCCGAGCTAAGATCACAAAATACCATCTTCAGAGGCTGGGAATAAATGCTATATTGGAGATTGACCCAAATCAAGTTCTTGCTAGATTAACTAGTGGAGGATTGACAACAAATATGGTGCTTATTGAAAAGGAAACATGGTCAAAAGGTAATAGTATTTGGCCCTCTATAATtaggagattaaaggatgatcagTTGGATATCCCAAAAGTCCTCCTTTTAGCAAATCCTTCAAGTTCTGTTAAAAATAATTCTACCAATTCAATGGAATATATCTCAACTATAATCACAAAGCCACTCAGAGCAAGCATGCTTCAAGTCTCTTTACGACGGGCAATGGGTTGTGGAGACGGGGAACCTTCCCGAAATGGCCGGCCTCCCCAGTTGTCATTGCACAGCCTTCTTCATGAGAAGCAGATTCTGGTTGTTGATGACAATATTGTGAATCTTAGAGTAGCAGCTGGTGCTTTAAAAAAATATGGAGCCGAAGTAACTTGTGCGGACAGTGGGAAGAAGGCCATAAGCATGCTCAAGCCACCACACAAATTTGATGCCTGTTTTATGGATATTCAGATGCCTGAAATAGATGG atttgaagctactagaAGGATACGCAAAATGGAAGCTGATACAAATAATCTAATAAAGCATGGAGAAGTTTCAGTTGAGACTTTTGGAAATGTTTTGCACTGGCATGTTCCCATACTAGCCATGACAGCGGATGTAATCCAGGCAACACATGAGCAGTGCCTACGGTGTGGAATGGATGGTTATGTGTCAAAACCTTTTGAAGGGGAACAACTGTACAGGGAAGTTACTCGGTTTTTTAAAACAGTCACAAAAAAGAACCAATAG